The following are from one region of the Nicotiana tabacum cultivar K326 chromosome 3, ASM71507v2, whole genome shotgun sequence genome:
- the LOC107818200 gene encoding histone H2A has translation MDTAGKAKKGAGGRKGGGQSKKPVSRSVKAGLQFPVGRIGRYLKKGRYAQRVGSGAPVYLAAVLEYLAAEVLELAGNAARDNKKNRIIPRHVLLAVRNDEELGKLLAGVTIAHGGVLPNINPILLPKKTGAEKEPKSPAKATKSPRKAAA, from the exons ATGGATACTGCCGGAAAAGCGAAAAAGGGTGCCGGCGGCAGAAAGGGTGGTGGCCAATCGAAGAAGCCGGTTTCCCGGTCCGTCAAAGCCGGTCTTCAATTCCCGGTCGGTAGAATTGGTCGTTACCTGAAGAAGGGTCGTTATGCTCAACGTGTTGGAAGTGGTGCTCCGGTTTATTTGGCTGCTGTTCTTGAGTATTTGGCCGCTGAA GTGCTGGAATTGGCTGGGAATGCAGCGCGTGACAACAAGAAGAACAGAATTATTCCAAGGCATGTTCTGTTGGCTGTGAGGAACGATGAAGAGCTAGGGAAGCTTCTTGCGGGTGTGACCATTGCTCATGGCGGTGTTCTTCCAAATATCAACCCGATTTTGTTGCCTAAGAAAACTGGTGCTGAAAAGGAACCGAAATCTCCTGCTAAGGCCACAAAATCTCCAAGGAAAGCCGCAGCTTAG
- the LOC107818198 gene encoding eukaryotic translation initiation factor 2 subunit gamma-like, giving the protein MLKKMAQKEIIMEQDSRKLDVTKLHPLSPEVISRQPTINIGLIGHVAHGKTTVVRAISGIQTTRFKCELECNITVKLGYANAKIYKCEDESCPRPLCYKSYGSGKEDNPPCDVPGFKNCKMKLLRHISFVDCPGHEILMTRMLSGATIMDGAFLLIAANESCPQPQTLEHLSAVDILKLQNLIILQNKVDIIQQDQARNQYKAIREFLKGTVAEGAPVVPISAQLQYNIDAVCEYIARIPIPKRDFVSPPRMVVIRSFDVNKPGCGIDDMKGGVVGGSIIKGVLKVNQMVELRPGILDKTADGKIICRPIYSRIMSLFAEQNKLQFAVPGGLIGVGTSMDPSLSRSDMLVGQVLGDVGTLPEVYIELKIRKIKLLRRHVGVEKKESEMQVSNLVKGEVLMLNILSMATGAQVIKARNNSAKLQLTAPVCTGIGEKVVLSRRVGGHWRLIGWGEIEDGVALDVPPTPADILFTV; this is encoded by the exons ATGTTGAAGAAGATGGCTCAGAAAGAGATAATAATGGAGCAGGATTCAAGAAAGCTGGATGTGACGAAACTACATCCACTTTCACCTGAAGTTATATCCAGGCAGCCTACAATCAACATTG GCCTAATTGGCCATGTAGCACATGGCAAAACCACTGTTGTCAGGGCAATCTCTGGTATCCAG ACTACTCGATTCAAATGTGAACTGGAGTGTAACATAACTGTGAAACTTGGATACGCAAATGCAAAGATATACAAATGTGAGGATGAAAGTTGCCCGCGGCCCTTATGCTACAA GTCATATGGAAGTGGTAAAGAAGATAATCCTCCATGTGATGTTCCTGGATTCAAGAACTGCAAGATGAAACTGCTCAGACACATTTCTTTTGTAGATTGCCCG GGGCATGAGATACTGATGACTAGAATGCTGAGCGGGGCAACAATTATGGATGGAGCTTTTCTTCTAATAGCTGCCAATGAAAGTTGTCCTCAGCCCCAGACTCTAGAGCATTTATCTGCTGTTGACATCTTGAAGCTCCAAAACCTAATCATTCTTCAGAACAAAGTTGACATTATACAGCAGGATCAAGCTAGAAATCAGTATAAAGCAATCCGTGAATTTCTCAAG GGAACAGTTGCAGAAGGTGCACCAGTAGTACCTATTTCAGCGCAGCTTCAGTACAACATTGATGCTGTTTGTGAATATATTGCAAGGATTCCCATTCCAAAGAGAGATTTTGTATCACCTCCCCGTATGGTTGTGATTCGATCTTTCGATGTGAATAAGCCTGGTTGTGGTATTGATGACATGAAGGGTGGTGTTGTAGGTGGAAGTATCATTAAG GGTGTTTTAAAAGTAAATCAGATGGTTGAGCTTCGTCCAGGCATCCTTGACAAAACTGCAGATGGAAAAATCATATGTAGACCAATATATTCCAGAATTATGTCATTATTTGCAGAGCAGAATAAGCTTCAGTTTGCTGTGCCAGGAGGCCTTATTGGGGTCGGCACATCAATGGATCCTTCCCTATCACGCAGCGATATGCTTGTTGGTCAagtccttggagacgttggtaCACTCCCTGAAGTGTATATTGAACTTAAG ATCAGGAAAATTAAACTGCTGCGTCGGCATGTAGGGGTTGAGAAAAAAGAGTCAGAAATGCAGGTATCGAATCTGGTAAAGGGTGAGGTACTAATGCTGAATATATTGTCCATGGCAACTGGGGCTCAAGTCATTAAAGCGAGAAATAACAGCGCGAAATTGCAACTAACTGCACCTGTATGCACTGGCATAGGCGAGAAGGTGGTGCTCAGCCGTCGGGTTGGTGGCCACTGGCGTCTCATTGGGTGGGGTGAGATTGAAGACGGAGTGGCACTAGATGTGCCACCCACTCCTGCAGATATTCTCTTTACAGTGTGA